The following proteins come from a genomic window of Chiroxiphia lanceolata isolate bChiLan1 chromosome 16, bChiLan1.pri, whole genome shotgun sequence:
- the LOC116794628 gene encoding parvalbumin, thymic CPV3, producing MSLTDILSPSDIAAALRDCQAPDSFSPKKFFQISGMSKKSSSQLKEIFRILDNDQSGYIEEDELKYFLQRFECGARVLTTSETKTFLAAADHDGDGKIGAEEFQEMVQA from the exons ATGAGCCTCACAGACATTCTAAGCCCTTCGGatattgctgctgctctgcggGACTGCCAAG ctcCAGATTCCTTTAGTCCcaaaaaattctttcagatCAGTGGGATGTCTAAAAAGAGTAGCAGCCAGCTCAAGGAGATCTTCCGGATTCTCGACAACGACCAAAGTGGCTATATTGAGGAAGATGAGCTCAA GTATTTCCTTCAGAGGTTTGAGTGTGGAGCCAGAGTGTTAACCACCTCAGAAACCAAGACCTTCCTGGCAGCTGCAGATCATGATGGGGACGGGAAAATCGGGGCTGAAG AATTCCAGGAAATGGTGCAGGCTTAG
- the CCZ1 gene encoding vacuolar fusion protein CCZ1 homolog isoform X2 translates to MAAAAGGAGQEKQLAPTLLSFFIYNPKLGPKEGEEEKKILFYHPNEVEKNEKIRNVGLCEAIVQFTRTFSPTKPAKSLHTQKNRQFFHEPEENFWMVMVVRNPIIEKHKDGKPVYEYQEEELLDKVYSSVLQQCYSMYKLFNGTFLKAMEDGGVKGLKERLEKFFHRYLQTLHLQSCDLLDVFCGISFFPLDKMTYLKIQSFINRMEESLNIVKYTAFLYNDQLIWSGLEQDDMRILYKYLTTSLFPRHMEPELAGRDSPIRAEMPGNLQHYGRFLTGPLNLNDPETKCRFPKIFVNTDDTYEELHLIVYKAMSAAVCFMIDASIPPTLEFCRKLDSIVGPQLTVLASDICEQYNINKRISGAEKEPQFKFIYFNHMNLAEKSTIHMRKTPSVSLASVHPDLMKILGDINSDFSRVDEDEEIIVKAMSDYWVVGKKSDQRELYVILNQKNVNLIEVNEEVKKLCATQFNNIFFLD, encoded by the exons atggcggcggcggcggggggggccggCCAGGAGAAGCAGCTCGCTCCGACCCTCCTCAGTTTCTTCATCTACAACCCCAAGCTGGGGCCCAAAGAGGGAGAG gaagaaaagaagattcTCTTCTATCACCCAAATGAAgtagaaaagaatgaaaaaattagaaatgtgGGGCTATGTGAAGCTATAGTGCAATTTACGAG gacCTTTAGtccaacaaaaccagcaaaatccCTACATACACAGAAGAACAGACAATTTTTCCACGAACCTGAAGAAAACTTCTGGATGGTCATG GTTGTACGGAATCCCATAATAGAAAAACACAAAGATGGAAAGCCAGTCTATGAATATCAGGAAGAAGAATTGCTG GACAAGGTCTATAGCTCAGTCCTGCAGCAGTGCTACAGCATGTACAAG CTTTTCAACGGCACCTTCCTGAAGGCCATGGAAGATGGAGGTGTGAAAGGCCTAAAGGAGAGACTAGAGAAATTCTTCCATCGG TACTTGCAGACACTGCACTTACAGTCTTGTGATCTACTGGATGTGTTTTGTGGAATCAGCTTCTTCCCACTGGATAAAATGACTTACTTGAAAATTCAGTCGTTTATTAATAGGATGGAAGAAAGCCTGAACATAGTCAAGTATACTGCATTCCTCTACAATGACCAGCTTATCTG gAGTGGACTGGAGCAAGATGACATGAGAATTTTGTACAAATATCTCACAACATCTCTGTTTCCAAGGCACATGGAGCCTGAG TTAGCGGGAAGAGATTCTCCAATACGTGCTGAAATGCCAGGAAATCTGCAGCACTATGGAAG GTTTCTTACTGGACCTTTAAATCTTAATGATCCAGAAACAAAATGCCGCTTCCCCAAAATATTTGTTAACACTGATGACACTTATGAGGAGCTTCATTTAATTGTTTATAAG GCCATGAGTGCAGCTGTCTGCTTTATGATTGATG CTTCGATCCCGCCCACGCTGGAGTTCTGCAGGAAGCTGGACAGCATTGTTGGGCCTCAGCTCACCGTGCTGGCATCAGACATTTGTGAACAATACAACATCAACAAGAGAATATCGGG GGCTGAGAAGGAACCTCAGTTTAAGTTTATCTATTTCAATCACATGAACCTGGCAGAGAAAAGTACCATTCACATGAGGAAAACACCCAGTGTATCACTTGCATCTGTTCACCCTGACCTCATGAAGATTCTCGGTGACATCAACAGTGACTTCTCCAG AGTTGATGAAGATGAGGAAATTATCGTGAAGGCAATGAGTGATTACTGGGTAGTTGGGAAGAAGTCTGACCAGAGAGAACTGTATGTTATTTTGAatcaaaaaaatgtaaatctgaTTGAAGTTAATG aaGAAGTGAAGAAACTTTGTGCAACACagtttaataatattttcttcttggactGA
- the CCZ1 gene encoding vacuolar fusion protein CCZ1 homolog isoform X1: MAAAAGGAGQEKQLAPTLLSFFIYNPKLGPKEGEEEKKILFYHPNEVEKNEKIRNVGLCEAIVQFTRTFSPTKPAKSLHTQKNRQFFHEPEENFWMVMVVRNPIIEKHKDGKPVYEYQEEELLDKVYSSVLQQCYSMYKLFNGTFLKAMEDGGVKGLKERLEKFFHRYLQTLHLQSCDLLDVFCGISFFPLDKMTYLKIQSFINRMEESLNIVKYTAFLYNDQLIWSGLEQDDMRILYKYLTTSLFPRHMEPELAGRDSPIRAEMPGNLQHYGRFLTGPLNLNDPETKCRFPKIFVNTDDTYEELHLIVYKAMSAAVCFMIDASIPPTLEFCRKLDSIVGPQLTVLASDICEQYNINKRISGAEKEPQFKFIYFNHMNLAEKSTIHMRKTPSVSLASVHPDLMKILGDINSDFSRVDEDEEIIVKAMSDYWVVGKKSDQRELYVILNQKNVNLIEVNAMSLSGQSWNLMYCKRGETDLYWPALLRVRAG; this comes from the exons atggcggcggcggcggggggggccggCCAGGAGAAGCAGCTCGCTCCGACCCTCCTCAGTTTCTTCATCTACAACCCCAAGCTGGGGCCCAAAGAGGGAGAG gaagaaaagaagattcTCTTCTATCACCCAAATGAAgtagaaaagaatgaaaaaattagaaatgtgGGGCTATGTGAAGCTATAGTGCAATTTACGAG gacCTTTAGtccaacaaaaccagcaaaatccCTACATACACAGAAGAACAGACAATTTTTCCACGAACCTGAAGAAAACTTCTGGATGGTCATG GTTGTACGGAATCCCATAATAGAAAAACACAAAGATGGAAAGCCAGTCTATGAATATCAGGAAGAAGAATTGCTG GACAAGGTCTATAGCTCAGTCCTGCAGCAGTGCTACAGCATGTACAAG CTTTTCAACGGCACCTTCCTGAAGGCCATGGAAGATGGAGGTGTGAAAGGCCTAAAGGAGAGACTAGAGAAATTCTTCCATCGG TACTTGCAGACACTGCACTTACAGTCTTGTGATCTACTGGATGTGTTTTGTGGAATCAGCTTCTTCCCACTGGATAAAATGACTTACTTGAAAATTCAGTCGTTTATTAATAGGATGGAAGAAAGCCTGAACATAGTCAAGTATACTGCATTCCTCTACAATGACCAGCTTATCTG gAGTGGACTGGAGCAAGATGACATGAGAATTTTGTACAAATATCTCACAACATCTCTGTTTCCAAGGCACATGGAGCCTGAG TTAGCGGGAAGAGATTCTCCAATACGTGCTGAAATGCCAGGAAATCTGCAGCACTATGGAAG GTTTCTTACTGGACCTTTAAATCTTAATGATCCAGAAACAAAATGCCGCTTCCCCAAAATATTTGTTAACACTGATGACACTTATGAGGAGCTTCATTTAATTGTTTATAAG GCCATGAGTGCAGCTGTCTGCTTTATGATTGATG CTTCGATCCCGCCCACGCTGGAGTTCTGCAGGAAGCTGGACAGCATTGTTGGGCCTCAGCTCACCGTGCTGGCATCAGACATTTGTGAACAATACAACATCAACAAGAGAATATCGGG GGCTGAGAAGGAACCTCAGTTTAAGTTTATCTATTTCAATCACATGAACCTGGCAGAGAAAAGTACCATTCACATGAGGAAAACACCCAGTGTATCACTTGCATCTGTTCACCCTGACCTCATGAAGATTCTCGGTGACATCAACAGTGACTTCTCCAG AGTTGATGAAGATGAGGAAATTATCGTGAAGGCAATGAGTGATTACTGGGTAGTTGGGAAGAAGTCTGACCAGAGAGAACTGTATGTTATTTTGAatcaaaaaaatgtaaatctgaTTGAAGTTAATG caATGAGTCTGAGTGGACAAAGTTGGAATTTAATGTACTGCAAGAGGGGGGAGACAGATTTATACTGGCCAGCCCTACTCAGAGTCCGAGCAGGATGA